The following coding sequences are from one Triticum dicoccoides isolate Atlit2015 ecotype Zavitan chromosome 4A, WEW_v2.0, whole genome shotgun sequence window:
- the LOC119285572 gene encoding thioredoxin-like 1-2, chloroplastic, protein MATVQAVAKGTLVSPCGNRAAGFGARRRGAVAARMSPCAPAAVRIGRKSPFLGARLTVGPRRSKLVSRNLVASPVQMNLAFAKSTKWWEKGLQPNMREIESAQDLVDSLANAGDRLVVVDFFSPGCGGCRALHPKICQFAEQNPDVLFLQVNYEEHKSMCYSLHVHVLPFFRFYRGAQGRLCSFSCTNATIKKFRDALAKHNPDRCSIGPTRGLEESELLALAANKDLQFTYTKLPESVPSGDSEVIAPGSPRLPPPAKPLVRQGSGERTLVSSGR, encoded by the exons ATGGCGACGGTGCAGGCGGTGGCCAAAGGGACCCTGGTCTCGCCGTGCGGCAACCGGGCCGCAGGATTTGGTGCCCGGCGGCGCGGTGCCGTGGCGGCCCGCATGTCGCCCTGCGCGCCGGCGGCCGTGCGGATCGGCAGGAAGAGCCCGTTTCTTGGCGCTAGGCTCACGGTCGGTCCCAGGAGATCCAAGCTCGTTTCCCGGAATCTAGTCGCCTCACCGGTGCAG ATGAATCTTGCGTTTGCGAAATCCACCAAGTGGTGGGAAAAGGGTCTGCAGCCCAACATGAGGGAGATTGAGTCCGCTCAGGACCTCGTCGACTCGCTGGCCAACGCCGGCGACAGGCTCGTCGTCGTTGACTTCTTCTCCCCTGGCTGCGGCGGCTGCCGTGCCCTCCACCCCAAG ATTTGCCAGTTTGCGGAACAGAACCCAGATGTGCTGTTCTTGCAAGTGAACtacgaggaacacaaatcgatgtgCTACAGCCTCCATGTCCATGTTCTGCCCTTCTTCAGGTTCTACCGGGGAGCCCAGGGCCGCCTCTGCAGCTTCAGCTGTACTAACGCAACC ATAAAGAAGTTCAGGGATGCGCTTGCCAAGCACAATCCGGATAGGTGTAGCATTGGCCCAACCAGGGGCCTCGAGGAGTCTGAGCTGCTGGCCTTGGCTGCGAACAAGGACCTGCAGTTCACCTACACGAAGCTGCCAGAATCAGTTCCGAGTGGAGACTCCGAGGTCATTGCTCCTGGGAGCCCAAGGCTTCCTCCACCGGCAAAACCATTGGTGCGGCAGGGCTCCGGAGAGAGGACCTTGGTCTCATCAGGAAGATGA